A stretch of the Geovibrio thiophilus genome encodes the following:
- the pckA gene encoding phosphoenolpyruvate carboxykinase (ATP), with translation MKTEHTGLEEYGFRNLARINWNLPTPALYEQIIMRKEAILSHLGPVVARTGHHTGRSPNDKFVVDEPTTTGDVYWSKDNKKFTEAQFDKLFSKMASYLQTKEVFVQECYAGADANTRLKVRVITETAWHSLFARNMFITERDQEVLKDFTPDFTVVNCPRFHAIPEEDGTNSETFIIVNFKRKIVIIGGTSYAGEIKKSIFTVMNYLLPKHGVMSMHCSANIGEEGDTAVFFGLSGTGKTTLSTDPERYLIGDDEHGWNNDGVFNIEGGCYAKVINLSKEAEPDIYECTRKFGTILENVAVDMTSRAIDLDDNSLTENTRASYPLSQLPKIVESGKGSHPDNVIFLTYDAFGVLPPVSKLSIPQAMYHFISGYTARVAGTEKGVTEPKAVFSTCFGAPFMVWHPSVYAKLLGDKVKEKNVQCWLVNTGLTGGPYGVGKRFSIKYTRAIIKAILTGELNKTEFKTDPVFGFGIPQFIPGVPAEVLDPSFGWSSRQAYDDMLKNLASKFAENFKKFEEGMDPEITKGGPNL, from the coding sequence ATGAAGACCGAACATACCGGACTTGAGGAGTACGGTTTCAGGAACCTGGCTCGGATAAACTGGAATCTGCCCACGCCCGCCCTGTATGAGCAGATCATTATGAGAAAGGAAGCTATCCTCTCTCATCTCGGTCCAGTTGTAGCCAGAACCGGACACCATACCGGACGCTCGCCCAACGACAAGTTCGTGGTGGATGAGCCTACAACGACTGGTGACGTATACTGGTCAAAAGATAACAAAAAGTTCACAGAAGCGCAGTTTGACAAGCTCTTCAGCAAAATGGCGTCATACCTTCAGACAAAAGAGGTTTTCGTTCAGGAATGCTATGCCGGAGCAGACGCGAACACCCGACTGAAAGTCCGTGTCATCACCGAAACAGCATGGCACAGCCTTTTTGCGAGAAATATGTTCATCACTGAAAGGGATCAGGAAGTCCTTAAAGATTTTACGCCCGACTTCACAGTGGTAAACTGCCCCCGCTTCCACGCAATTCCCGAAGAGGACGGAACTAACTCCGAAACCTTCATCATAGTAAACTTTAAAAGAAAAATCGTCATCATCGGCGGTACAAGCTATGCGGGAGAGATCAAAAAATCGATCTTCACCGTTATGAACTACCTGCTCCCCAAACATGGTGTAATGAGCATGCACTGCTCCGCCAACATAGGCGAAGAAGGGGATACGGCTGTATTCTTCGGTCTTTCAGGAACGGGCAAAACCACCCTTTCCACTGATCCCGAAAGATACCTCATCGGCGACGATGAGCACGGCTGGAACAATGACGGCGTTTTCAACATAGAAGGCGGCTGCTACGCCAAGGTTATCAACCTTTCCAAAGAAGCAGAGCCCGATATTTACGAATGCACACGGAAATTCGGCACTATCCTTGAGAACGTCGCTGTTGACATGACATCAAGAGCAATTGACCTCGATGATAACAGCCTCACGGAAAATACAAGGGCGTCCTACCCGCTGAGCCAGCTTCCCAAAATAGTTGAATCAGGCAAGGGCAGCCATCCCGACAACGTTATTTTCCTCACTTACGATGCGTTCGGAGTGCTTCCCCCTGTTTCAAAACTCAGCATACCTCAGGCTATGTACCACTTCATCTCCGGCTACACAGCAAGAGTTGCGGGCACGGAAAAAGGAGTTACAGAGCCCAAAGCGGTTTTCTCCACGTGCTTCGGCGCGCCTTTCATGGTGTGGCACCCCTCCGTTTACGCAAAGCTCCTCGGCGACAAAGTCAAAGAGAAAAACGTTCAGTGCTGGCTTGTTAACACAGGTCTGACCGGCGGACCCTACGGAGTGGGCAAACGCTTCTCCATTAAGTACACAAGGGCGATAATTAAAGCTATCCTCACTGGAGAGCTTAACAAGACTGAGTTCAAGACCGACCCCGTTTTCGGCTTCGGTATTCCTCAGTTTATCCCCGGCGTGCCCGCTGAGGTTCTTGACCCCTCCTTCGGTTGGTCAAGCAGACAGGCTTATGATGATATGCTTAAAAACCTTGCGTCTAAGTTTGCCGAAAACTTCAAAAAGTTTGAGGAAGGAATGGATCCCGAAATCACAAAAGGCGGACCAAACCTTTAA
- a CDS encoding HesA/MoeB/ThiF family protein, with translation MESYFRRYKRQMIMENFGKEAQLRLKNSAAFIGGIGGLGGTAAAYLAMAGIGKLVIAHSGNLTETNMNRQILMDCARIGEPRVDIAADTFRKLNPDMEIEMHNVRLLPENTPALIKGCQVAVSARPTFYERKNLNRACVQERVPMIEAAMDGMTGYLFTVNPFKTACLDCMVEKDVNDWEEFGFGVLGAVSGTIGCLAAAEAVKIITGFGEPLGNKMFYMDLADFRTRHVELKRNPACRTCGGELAMTVGSATV, from the coding sequence ATGGAAAGTTATTTCAGAAGATATAAAAGACAGATGATAATGGAAAATTTCGGAAAGGAAGCACAACTCAGGCTTAAGAATTCAGCTGCGTTCATAGGCGGAATCGGCGGCTTGGGCGGAACAGCCGCAGCGTATCTCGCCATGGCGGGCATAGGAAAGCTTGTTATCGCTCACTCCGGCAATCTCACTGAAACCAATATGAACCGTCAGATTCTAATGGACTGTGCCCGAATAGGCGAGCCCAGAGTGGATATTGCCGCGGATACATTCAGAAAGCTTAATCCTGACATGGAGATAGAAATGCACAATGTGCGGCTTCTTCCTGAAAATACGCCTGCGCTGATAAAAGGCTGTCAGGTCGCAGTATCCGCCAGACCGACATTCTACGAACGCAAGAACCTTAACCGTGCCTGCGTACAGGAAAGAGTACCTATGATAGAAGCGGCTATGGACGGGATGACCGGTTATCTTTTCACAGTCAATCCGTTCAAAACCGCCTGCCTCGACTGCATGGTTGAAAAAGACGTAAACGACTGGGAGGAGTTCGGTTTCGGTGTTCTCGGCGCAGTATCGGGAACAATAGGATGTCTGGCAGCAGCGGAAGCGGTGAAGATCATAACCGGTTTCGGGGAACCGCTGGGCAACAAAATGTTTTATATGGACTTGGCAGACTTCAGAACCAGACACGTAGAGCTTAAACGCAATCCCGCATGCAGAACCTGCGGGGGAGAATTAGCGATGACCGTAGGTTCTGCTACAGTCTAA
- the cysS gene encoding cysteine--tRNA ligase encodes MLRVFNTLKKEKEDFRPISDKKVGMYVCGVTVYDLCHIGHARSAVVFDVIRRYLGYRGYSVTFVKNFTDIDDKIIRRSNESGTDWRELTKKYMEAHDADMDSLNVKRPDQAPKATDYIHEMITMCENLIEKGHAYVSDGDVYYRVESFSEYGKLSHRHLDEMMAGARVEVNERKENPYDFVLWKSSKPNEPSWESPWGPGRPGWHIECSVMSEKILSLPFDIHGGGKDLVFPHHENEIAQSEAACGCEFARYWMHNGFVNINEEKMSKSLGNFFTIRDVTDKFDPEIVRFFLLTTHYRSALDFSDEKLKDAESSLDRIYTMLDELNGFSAGKKGMNAVGEAEIIASEFIAEFGRAMDDDFNTPVALAALFESVRKINKILADKPDKDSLEALRKSAEKIFGAVHEVLGVIAKTPEEWFKANLEIPVDELEKLIEERQNARKEKNFERADEIRKALSAKGVELLDTPAGTKFRAKKIRD; translated from the coding sequence ATGCTCAGGGTTTTCAATACATTAAAAAAAGAGAAGGAAGATTTTCGACCCATCAGCGATAAAAAAGTCGGCATGTATGTCTGCGGGGTCACAGTCTATGATCTCTGCCATATAGGGCACGCCAGAAGCGCCGTGGTATTCGATGTTATCCGCCGTTATCTCGGCTACAGAGGCTACAGCGTCACCTTTGTGAAAAACTTCACCGATATTGACGATAAAATAATCAGGAGAAGCAACGAATCCGGCACAGACTGGCGCGAGCTCACCAAAAAATACATGGAAGCCCATGACGCCGATATGGATTCTCTTAATGTTAAAAGACCCGATCAAGCACCCAAAGCAACGGATTATATTCATGAAATGATCACCATGTGCGAAAACCTCATCGAAAAAGGACATGCCTACGTTTCAGACGGCGATGTCTACTACAGAGTGGAAAGCTTCTCGGAATACGGCAAGCTCTCTCACCGCCACCTTGATGAGATGATGGCGGGCGCAAGAGTTGAAGTGAACGAACGCAAGGAAAACCCCTACGACTTCGTTCTCTGGAAAAGCTCCAAACCGAACGAGCCCTCGTGGGAAAGTCCGTGGGGACCGGGCAGACCGGGCTGGCACATAGAGTGCAGCGTGATGAGCGAAAAAATCCTCAGCCTTCCTTTTGACATACACGGCGGCGGGAAAGACCTTGTTTTCCCTCACCATGAAAATGAGATAGCCCAGTCAGAGGCTGCGTGCGGATGTGAGTTCGCCCGCTACTGGATGCACAACGGGTTCGTGAACATAAATGAGGAAAAGATGTCAAAATCTCTCGGCAACTTTTTCACCATCAGAGATGTGACGGATAAGTTTGATCCGGAAATAGTCCGCTTCTTCCTGCTTACCACACATTACAGAAGCGCTCTGGATTTCAGCGATGAAAAGCTGAAGGACGCTGAAAGCTCTCTGGACAGAATATATACGATGCTTGATGAGCTGAACGGATTCTCTGCGGGTAAAAAGGGCATGAACGCTGTCGGCGAGGCTGAAATCATTGCTTCTGAATTCATTGCGGAGTTCGGGAGAGCCATGGACGACGACTTCAATACTCCGGTCGCTCTCGCCGCTCTGTTCGAGTCTGTACGCAAAATAAATAAAATACTCGCAGACAAGCCCGATAAGGACTCTCTTGAGGCTCTCCGGAAATCAGCGGAAAAAATATTCGGCGCTGTTCACGAAGTACTCGGGGTGATAGCGAAAACGCCTGAGGAATGGTTCAAGGCAAACCTTGAGATACCTGTGGACGAGCTTGAAAAACTTATAGAGGAAAGGCAGAACGCAAGAAAAGAAAAGAACTTTGAACGTGCGGATGAAATACGTAAAGCACTCTCGGCAAAAGGAGTTGAGCTTCTTGATACTCCTGCCGGAACAAAATTCAGAGCGAAGAAGATAAGAGACTGA